The bacterium genomic sequence AACCGTCAGGCTCAGAGCAGAAGACGGCCAAAGCCGTCTGTATGAATTTTTCAAGTCTCTCCGGTCGCCTTTAGGCGGCTTCGGCCCAATAGCTGCGGCATTGATTTCGCGGGAGTTCATTTTCGCCCATAAACCACATCCGCCACAAAATCCATGTCCGCAATCAATCCCGCTTGCGTCCGATGAATAGCGGGAAGATTCAATTTCTTTTCAAACTCCGCCAACTCAACATCATTGATGTCATCCGCACCAACAATCCAGCGCATGCCTTCTTCCGCCACCTTCATCGCCGCTTCGCGCGCAAAGACGCGGCTGATGGCGGCCAATGCTTCGGGATTGAAACGCGCGTCGGATTTTGAATTCAACTTGCCATCGGCGGCACGAATGGCGCGATTGGCGAGGCTGCCGGCGCACTCGGCGTAGGCAATCAATTCTCCGAGGCGAAACATGACGTGTTGATTTCGTGTCAAACGCCGCACGCGCGCTCTTTCCAGAAGTTCGGCGAGGGCATGCAAGCTCAAGGCGGCAATGTTGGCGCCGAGGTTGGGATGACGCGCATGCAATTCCTCGAATCGTCGCGCTTCGTCGTGATAATGCTGGCCGCGGGTTTTCAGATGCAATTGCCAGCGGTCGCGGCAGATCGTCATCTCCATAATTTCGGACGTGCCTTCGTAAATCGTGGTGATGCGCACGTCGCGTTTGATTTTCTCCACCATGTATTCTCTGACGTAGCCGTAACCGCCAAGCGCTTGCATGCTCGCATCAGCAGCCAGGTTGCCGGCTTCCGTGGCGAGGTATTTCGCAATCGCACCTTCGGTGTTGAGATTATCGCCGGTGGAATCGATGCGCTCCGCGGTTTCTTCGATGTAGGCGCGGCTGGCTTCTAGGCGGGCGACGTGCGGCACAATGAGCTTGTGCGTGTAGCCTTGTTTCTCGGAGAGCGGACCACCGGCCTGCATGCGTTCGGTGGAATAACGAATGGCACGATCGAGCGCGGCCCAACCCGCGCCAAGGCCAAATGCCGCGACCATCAAACGGGTGTAGCCAAAAACCAATTGCGCTTGAATGAGTCCCTGCCCTTCGACATCACCCAGCAGGTGATCAGCCTCGACATAAACTTCATCGAGCGAAAGGGGAGCGGTGTTGCTGGCACGAATGCCGTGCTTGTCTTCCGGCCTGCCGTGACTGAAACCAGGCGCGCCTTTTTCCACAATAAACCAACTCGGACCGCCGGGCGCTTTCGCTAAGATGCTGTAGAGATCCGCGTAGCCGCCGTTGCTGATCCACATTTTGTTGCCGCTGATTTTGTAGCCGGCAATCTTGCCATCCTTTTCGACCGGCGTGGCGGTGGTGCGCAGCGCGCCCAAATCACTGCCAGCTTCCGGCTCGGTGGCGCCGTAGGCCATGAGCAGACCTTCTTCCGCAATGCGAGTGAGCCATTTCTTTTTCTGCTCAGGTGTGCCGCCGAACATAATCGGATCGCTGCCGAGAAAAGTGGCGAACACGCCGGTGGCAATGCCAAGATCGATGCGGGCCAATTGCTCGCAGATGTGATAGACATCAAAGGCGCCGCCGCCCATGCCGCTAAATTCTTCGGGAATGAAGAGAAGTTGAATGCCCAAGTCCGTGCACATCTCGCGCACGAGAGCGACGGGGAATTCGTCTTTGGCATCGAGTTCGAGAAGTTTTTCTTCGGGAAGATGGCTGGTCGCAAATTCTTTGATGGCAGAAAGCGTCAGATCGAGGGTTTCTTTGTCGAGACCTTGACTCATAGTCGGATGCCCTTGTGATTAGCACGCCTGGTCGAGAAAGAACTGCATGGAGAAATCCGCGGTTGCCGCGCAGAGGTGCGCACGCGGGTGCGCCGATCCACGCAGCCGAAATCAGCATGCAGCCGCGCCGATCGAGGTTCTGAGAGTTAGGCGGCTGCTGCGCCGCCGCAGGTCAGGGACGGGGAGAAGGGGAAATCCTGCACCTTGGAGCCTCCTGCGCCTCCAGGGCCTGGGAATCTGACGGGCAACTTGCAATCTTTGCGCCAGACGCTGGTGCAGAGAGCGAGACCTTTGACTTTATTGATGTTGGGTCAGGGGAGAGCAAATCCTGCGAAGCGGAGATTTCGCAGAAATCAGGAAGGAAAGCCGGCTTCTTTGCAAAAATGCAAAAACCGCTGCTGCCCGATTCCAACGGCTCAAATCAGGCGGCAGCGCGATTCACGTCTTTGGTCGGCGAGATTTTTACAAGACGACGGCCGCCAAATCAGACTCCGGTGCCTTGATCGTTCGTTCCGGTTTCTTACGGCTTCCAACGATTTTCTGGAGCATCGTCACGGTTGCCGGGTCGAAATACTGTTCGTCGCATTGCTGGCAAACTTGGGCGGGCACATTTTCCATCACGATGGGTTTGCGGTGAAATCACTTTTTCCCTGATTTCGGTGTCACGCTCAGAATCTTCTTCAACTGAACTTCATCCACCCTCAGCAAGTCCACCTGCGGCAGGCGCGGTGTCAGCACAGCCCAATTCGGATCGACGCCATTTATGACCGATGAATCGAGATCCGTAACGCATAAGCCCAGGCATTCTCCATCTCCTCTCGCTTGCTATCCGGCAGTCTACCCAAACGGCGAGTGATGAGATAGCGCTCGATGGTTGCAATCTTGTCCAATCGAATCACCGAATCGATCTTCAAACCGGTTTGTTGGAACTCCGGTTCAGAGCTTGCGAGAAGAAGAGAGCTGGGAGGCGGGCTGGCAGGAATTTGGCTGCTGATGAAAGCCAGGATGACATCCCCCAGATCTGTATTCTCATTGAGCATGAGCGCGGGTCGCCGTTTTTGCAGGGAAAGGTCGGCATAGGGAAAAGCGGCCAAAACAATATCGCCACGCGCCAGCGGCACAAGGTTCATACCGCTTCTCCATCAGCATCCGTATAGAGATCGGGTTCATCCCTGAGCCAATCGAAAGCACCGCCGAACACAGCGATTTGTGTCATTTCTTTGGCGCTCAGTTCTTCGCGGCCGGCGAGGGCTTGTTCGGAAAATTCGATGGGCGCCGCGGCGGAAGCGGCACGGCGACGCAATTCCTGAAATTGATCGATGGGCAGGATGACTTCCACAATTTTCCCGGAAGCGTCGTAAACGTACTTGCCATTGATGACCAGAGACATGATGTGCCTCATTTCACCCTGTTTTTGTGTAACGCAGTCTGCCAGACTGCAAACGAACCAAGCTGGAAAAGAGCTTCGCGGTCGCATTGGTTTTTCCAGAGTAGTCCGCATTTAGAGAATGGCCCCCGGCACTTCGGCTAGAATGCGAGGTCGGGGGGCGCAGTCACTCGAATTCTTGGTCCTGGGTTTCACCTCGACGTGCGGGCAAAGATACTCTCTTTTGTCGAGAGATTCAAGTGTGGCAATGCCAACCATCGGGCCGCAATAACGGCGATGGGTTACTATTCTCCCTTCGGTTTCGGTGTCACGCTCAGAATCTTCTTCAACTGAACTTCATCCACTTTCAGCAAGTCCACCTGCGGCAGGCGCGGTGTCAGCACAGCCCAATTCGGATCGCCGGCAATGACTTTTTGGAACAGCGGCAACGAGTCGTCGAGGCGGCCGGCGTTGACGAGCGCAACCGCGGTCCAATAAGCCATTTCGAGATTGTCGGGCATCATCTTCTGTGCGGCGCCGTATTCCGCCAGCGCCTTGGCCATGTCGTTGTGTTCGACCGCGAGATCGCCGGCATTCATGTGTTGATAAGCGCGAAGGACGTGCACCAGGCGCCGCAATTCCTTGAGCGGCTCGGGGTGATCTTCGACGCGCAGGTCCATGATGCGATCCGCCCACGGCCGGCCGGTATTGGTTCCGCTCACGATCAGAATCGCGGCGGATTGTTTGCCGCGAATGTCGCCGCCTACGGCCTGCGCGGCATCGAGCGCAGCGAGCATTTTGCCGGCCAGATCGCCGCTGGTGTTCTGATACGCTGCGGCCATGGCCGGCCAGACTTTTTCATTCAACATGAGATTGGCCTGCACGGAAAAATTCTCCCCTACGAAGTGCCCGGCCGCGGGAATGCACTTGCTGCCGGTGTGCGCGGCCACATTGCCCTGCGCGTCGATCATCGCGACCTGGCGCACGGCCTCGCCGGGATCAGCAGCGAGCACCGCAGCCAATGCCTGTTTCGCGGTTTTGCCGGCGCGCATGAGTTGCAGGCCGAGCGGACCGTAAGCGGGATCGACGAACGATTGCGTCGCCACCGCGCCCACGCCGGCCTCGGCCCAGGTGACCAGCGCGCCGACCGAGAACCAATGCGATTGCACGGCGACGCCCATTTCTCCGGTTTGCGGATCGCGGGCGACGATGGAGTAGGTGTGCACGGGGCGCAATGATTCCTGGGCAGGAACTGCAGCAGCCACAAGCCCAAGCGCGAAAAGCGAGAGGGGAAGACGTTGCAGCATGATGGTCTCCTCTTCATCATTGAAAGAATTTGAGCAAAGATGCCAAACCGCAAAGGTCCGCAAAGATCTCTGCCTCATTTGTTGTCTTTATTCTGTCTCTTGTTCCGTAGGGATTCTTGGTCCATCGAACTCGCAGCGAGAGCCTGACCGTCTTTGCAGGGCTCCGGCGGGAGGAAATTCAGCGCAGCGAATAGCACAGCAGGCAAGGCATTTCAAATGCGGCCCCGCACTTCCCCTTACCTTTCAAAAATCTCCTTCGCAATAATCAATCGCTGAATCTGGCTGGTGCCTTCATAGATCTGAAAAATTTTGGCATCGCGCATGAGTTTTTCGGCGGGATATTCGCGCGAGAAGCCGTAGCCGCCGAAAACCTGCACGGCATCGGTGGCCACGCGCATGGCGGTGTCCGCGGCGAAGCATTTGGCGTACGCGGCCTGCAGGGTGTTGCGTTTGCCCTGATCGATGGTCCACGCGGCCAGCCAGGTGAGCAAGCGGCTGGCTTCGATGTCTTTGGCCATGTCCGCGATCATGAAGCTGATGCCCTCATGCGCTGCGATGGGCACGCCGAAGGTCCTGCGTTCCTTTGCGTAGCTCGCGGCGTGTTCCAGCGCGGCGCGCGCCAAACCGACCGCCATGGCGGCCACCACCGGCCGGGAATGATCGAACGCAGCCATGGCGGCTTTCCAGCCGTCGCCCTCCTTGCCGAGCATGTTGGCGGCCGGCACTTTCACCTCTTCAAAACTCACGCCGCGCGTGTCCGAGCAACGTTGCCCCAGCTTGGGTTCGTGCTTGCCGATTTTCACGCCGGGCGTGTCCGCCGGTACGATGAAGCCGCTGATGCCTTTGTAGCTTTTGGCGGGATCGGTGTAGGCAATCACAAAAAACCAGCGGGCGTGGCCGGCGTTGGTGATCCACATCTTCTGCCCGTTGAGCACGTAGTCGGTGCCGGTTTTTTTTGCGGTGGTTTTGATCGCCTGCACGTCGCTGCCGGCGCCGGGTTCGGTGACGGCATAGGAACAGAAGGCAAACTCCTCGGTGAGCGGCGTGAGAAATCTCTTCTTCTGATCGTCATTGCCGGCAACGATGACGGGCGCGATGGCGAGGGTGTTGCAGATCATGGTCGTGCCCACGCCGGTGCAGCCCCAGCCGATCTCTTCGGAGATCAGGCATTCCTCCAGCACGCCCAAGCCCATGCCGCCAAATTCTTTGGGAATGTGCACGTTCATCAAACCGAGCTCCCAGCCCTTCCGGCAAACGGCTGCGGGGAATTCTTCCTGCTCGTCGAGGTGCGCGGCCACGGGGCGGATTTCGTTTTGCGCGAATTCATGCGCGAGTTCGCGGAACTGCTGCTGTTCTTCGGAGAGGGAGAAGTTGATCATGGCAATGTTCCTGCATTTTTCGTGGTAAGCAGCGTCAGATCAGTCGCTTCATGAAACCGGTATGCCGCAGCGCGCAGCAATTTTGAACGCCATGGCTTTGAAATCGAGATAGCAATCCTGCACCGCCTTGGCATGCGCGCCGATGGCGCCGTCAGCGGGCCGGAGAAAAAACATCGGCTTTCTTGCTTCCATAGCCATCGGCATCAGGCTGCGATAATGCTTGAGCAGATGGAGGCAGTGAGGATCATTTTCAGCCCTGGCCCCGACTGTAGTTGCGGCCGATTCTTCCAGAACATGAATTCGGTACTCCAGGGGAATACGACTCAGCCAGCGAGAGTAGGATTTAACCGGCCGGTCCAGCCGGATGGCATGTTGCTGAATCACGTATCCTGACATCTCCATGCTGTGAACCGGCAATTGCAGTTCTGGCTCGGGATTTTTTTTCAGCCGTTCCTGCCATTCTTGCCGCCAGCGCCGCAGCGTCGGGCCCAGGTTGCGCAGCCCCTGCAGGGAAAACAGATCGGGCACCAACGGCACGACGACATATTGCGCAGCGGTGAGAACCGCCCGATTGATGGCGCCCAAATTCGGGCCAATATCAAGCAAAACCAGCTCAGCTTCCCGCGTCTGCGCTGCCTGCAGCAGCACGCGATGGAAAGCGGAAATGATGCGAAAGGCAGACTCATCTCCATCGAGGCAGCGCGGCCAGGCGTCCGAGAGCTTGTCCTCAAACAAGGACAGGCCAAGATCACCTACCACCACCCCAATATTGTCTGCCACCTCCTCCACGTGCGGGACGGCAATATCTCCCGTCCCTCTGAGGATTGGCCTGATGGTTCCCAGAATGCTGAGCGGATGTTCGCCTTCCGGCCACAGCTCCTCGAGGCGGTCCTCTTCCAGGAACATGGAAGTCAAATTCGCCTGGGGGTCGAAATCTGCGGCCAAAACTCTCACGCCGCGATCGGCAAACATCCAGGCGAGATGGTAGGTCAAAGATGTCTTCCCCACGCCGCCCTTGTTGTTGAAGAAAACAATGGTCGTCATGGCCGTTTCCGAATGGTGACGAGTACGCGAGTCGGATCAAAATGAAATTCCGGCTCGGGATTGCCGTTTTGCCGCAGTTCTTTCCTGGCCAGGGGAATGCCCAGACCGAAGCGTTGTACAAAACCCAGAACCTTCATGGCCTCCGCCAACAAAGGGTTGCGATAGTCCGTTACGCCTGGCTGACCAAAATTCCGTTCGTTAACATTGCCATAGAGCCCGCCGGGACTGTGGATTTCAATGCGGTCTGTGAACCAATGGACTCGCACGGGCGCGCTGGTGGATTCATAGGACCGATGCAGCAAGGCATTGCGGGTGATTTGCTGCAGGGCCACCATGGGATAGTCTGGCTGCTTGGTCTCTGTTGACCCGCTGCGCACATCAGACGTCGTGGAGATATTGGCGGCTAATACCTCGTCAAGGCGCCGAATCAGGTCTTCCAAGGGGCCCGTCAGTTCAACTTGGTGTCGTATGGCGTCGGTCAGTTCGGTGCCGTCCAGCCGCAGGAATTGCAGATATGCTCCTGGAAGCCAACGAAGATGATCTTTGCCAAAGACGATCATGGCGGCGACATTTGGAACTAGATGCCGGTCGAGAAATCGCAATGAGGCCAACTGTTCTTCGATCAAACGTTGATTCTCGGCAAGCACTTCAGGAGATACCGCCGCAGGTAGATAATGAATTCGAAAGTACTCGAGATCGAGGTCCTCGCTGGTTGCGCCAATCACCGGCTGTTGATCGAACCACAGGATGCCGGCGCGTCGCTTCTCCATCAATCTTCTTTCCTCTTCCAGGCTTGCCTGGGCGAGGCGCGGTCCCACGCGTATCCAAACCCTGCCATTGTAGCGAACCGGCGGGTAGTCGGCCGGTTGCACTTCGACGACGGCAATTTCACAACCTGCTAGCACCTTCTTTTGGACGGTCATGCTGGGAAAAGGCAGAATATTGCCATCCGATCTCATGTCCGCAATTGTGCGCAGCAACTCGTCCGTGATCGCAAGTTTGGAGCAACTGCCGTCGTCATTGACCCCGATGAAGATGACACCAGGAAGACACGAATTCGGCAAATCATTGGCGAAGGCGCAGATCGCCTGCCGGATCTTGCTGCGATCGCTGAGAGAGGCCTTTCGCTCCACCCGGTCCGATTCTACATCGGTCAGGAGAGCCTGCAACTCCTGGTCGGTTATCATATCTGCCTATCCAGATTGAAAAAGTGCTACGACAATCATGCGTTCCGCGGCCGAACATCAGATAGTGCTTGTCTAAAGATGTTCCGACCTCGGATCAGCCGGAACCCAACAATTCGATAAGATTCCGCCGTTTCCGTCCATCAAATTCTCAGTGCGTTGTTGCTCTGCCATGTGTGAGCCTTCATTGGGCCATGGCATACGGGCGAATCTTGTGACGCACGAGGAGCTATGCCTAATTCGTGTCCGTCCAAAAACATCATCGCCCGGACGGTTTTTTCCTTTCCGGACAGACACCAATTCTTCAAAAGATCACTGCGGGATGTCATTTCCGCGCAGCCAGAAATCCTGCAATCGCCTGCGCGGCTTCAGCGGATTCAAAACACAAACCCTGCGCGTAGATCTCATACTTGAGCATGGCCTCGAGCGATTGCCCGAGGGTTTGCGCCAGGCCCTTCTTGAGCAAGCGCAGCACCAGCCGGGATTTCCCGGCAAGCGACTGCGCCAGCCGCAACGCCGCGGGCAGCAGTTCTTCGTCCGGCAAAACCTGATTCACGATTCCCAATCGCAATGCTTCTTCGGCGGCAATCATCTCGCCGGACATGAGCAGCTCTGCGGCCTTGGCGGTTCCCACCAGGCGCGGCAAGAAATAGGTGCAGCCGAGATCCGGATGCA encodes the following:
- a CDS encoding type II toxin-antitoxin system PemK/MazF family toxin, whose product is MNLVPLARGDIVLAAFPYADLSLQKRRPALMLNENTDLGDVILAFISSQIPASPPPSSLLLASSEPEFQQTGLKIDSVIRLDKIATIERYLITRRLGRLPDSKREEMENAWAYALRISIHRS
- a CDS encoding AAA family ATPase; amino-acid sequence: MTTIVFFNNKGGVGKTSLTYHLAWMFADRGVRVLAADFDPQANLTSMFLEEDRLEELWPEGEHPLSILGTIRPILRGTGDIAVPHVEEVADNIGVVVGDLGLSLFEDKLSDAWPRCLDGDESAFRIISAFHRVLLQAAQTREAELVLLDIGPNLGAINRAVLTAAQYVVVPLVPDLFSLQGLRNLGPTLRRWRQEWQERLKKNPEPELQLPVHSMEMSGYVIQQHAIRLDRPVKSYSRWLSRIPLEYRIHVLEESAATTVGARAENDPHCLHLLKHYRSLMPMAMEARKPMFFLRPADGAIGAHAKAVQDCYLDFKAMAFKIAARCGIPVS
- a CDS encoding acyl-CoA dehydrogenase family protein, with the translated sequence MSQGLDKETLDLTLSAIKEFATSHLPEEKLLELDAKDEFPVALVREMCTDLGIQLLFIPEEFSGMGGGAFDVYHICEQLARIDLGIATGVFATFLGSDPIMFGGTPEQKKKWLTRIAEEGLLMAYGATEPEAGSDLGALRTTATPVEKDGKIAGYKISGNKMWISNGGYADLYSILAKAPGGPSWFIVEKGAPGFSHGRPEDKHGIRASNTAPLSLDEVYVEADHLLGDVEGQGLIQAQLVFGYTRLMVAAFGLGAGWAALDRAIRYSTERMQAGGPLSEKQGYTHKLIVPHVARLEASRAYIEETAERIDSTGDNLNTEGAIAKYLATEAGNLAADASMQALGGYGYVREYMVEKIKRDVRITTIYEGTSEIMEMTICRDRWQLHLKTRGQHYHDEARRFEELHARHPNLGANIAALSLHALAELLERARVRRLTRNQHVMFRLGELIAYAECAGSLANRAIRAADGKLNSKSDARFNPEALAAISRVFAREAAMKVAEEGMRWIVGADDINDVELAEFEKKLNLPAIHRTQAGLIADMDFVADVVYGRK
- a CDS encoding DUF1028 domain-containing protein — protein: MLQRLPLSLFALGLVAAAVPAQESLRPVHTYSIVARDPQTGEMGVAVQSHWFSVGALVTWAEAGVGAVATQSFVDPAYGPLGLQLMRAGKTAKQALAAVLAADPGEAVRQVAMIDAQGNVAAHTGSKCIPAAGHFVGENFSVQANLMLNEKVWPAMAAAYQNTSGDLAGKMLAALDAAQAVGGDIRGKQSAAILIVSGTNTGRPWADRIMDLRVEDHPEPLKELRRLVHVLRAYQHMNAGDLAVEHNDMAKALAEYGAAQKMMPDNLEMAYWTAVALVNAGRLDDSLPLFQKVIAGDPNWAVLTPRLPQVDLLKVDEVQLKKILSVTPKPKGE
- a CDS encoding putative DNA binding domain-containing protein, whose translation is MITDQELQALLTDVESDRVERKASLSDRSKIRQAICAFANDLPNSCLPGVIFIGVNDDGSCSKLAITDELLRTIADMRSDGNILPFPSMTVQKKVLAGCEIAVVEVQPADYPPVRYNGRVWIRVGPRLAQASLEEERRLMEKRRAGILWFDQQPVIGATSEDLDLEYFRIHYLPAAVSPEVLAENQRLIEEQLASLRFLDRHLVPNVAAMIVFGKDHLRWLPGAYLQFLRLDGTELTDAIRHQVELTGPLEDLIRRLDEVLAANISTTSDVRSGSTETKQPDYPMVALQQITRNALLHRSYESTSAPVRVHWFTDRIEIHSPGGLYGNVNERNFGQPGVTDYRNPLLAEAMKVLGFVQRFGLGIPLARKELRQNGNPEPEFHFDPTRVLVTIRKRP
- a CDS encoding acyl-CoA dehydrogenase family protein — its product is MNFSLSEEQQQFRELAHEFAQNEIRPVAAHLDEQEEFPAAVCRKGWELGLMNVHIPKEFGGMGLGVLEECLISEEIGWGCTGVGTTMICNTLAIAPVIVAGNDDQKKRFLTPLTEEFAFCSYAVTEPGAGSDVQAIKTTAKKTGTDYVLNGQKMWITNAGHARWFFVIAYTDPAKSYKGISGFIVPADTPGVKIGKHEPKLGQRCSDTRGVSFEEVKVPAANMLGKEGDGWKAAMAAFDHSRPVVAAMAVGLARAALEHAASYAKERRTFGVPIAAHEGISFMIADMAKDIEASRLLTWLAAWTIDQGKRNTLQAAYAKCFAADTAMRVATDAVQVFGGYGFSREYPAEKLMRDAKIFQIYEGTSQIQRLIIAKEIFER